From a region of the Paenibacillus sp. R14(2021) genome:
- the coaD gene encoding pantetheine-phosphate adenylyltransferase: MKAPNATPRLPGHRVAVYPGSFDPVTCGHLDIIRRAAKQFDHLIVAVLNNTSKKPLFTVDERKALLAEVTSDLPNVSVDSFRDLLVHFMRASEAHVIVRGIRSVTDFEYEIQMASTNHQLDEEIETIFMMTNPKYSYLSSSIVKEIAMFKGNVQDLVPDEVRAALIAKFAD; the protein is encoded by the coding sequence ATGAAAGCACCAAACGCAACACCGCGCTTGCCCGGCCACCGCGTTGCCGTCTATCCTGGCAGCTTCGATCCCGTCACCTGCGGGCATCTCGACATTATCCGACGGGCGGCAAAGCAGTTTGACCATTTAATCGTGGCTGTGCTGAATAATACGAGCAAGAAACCGTTGTTTACTGTAGATGAGCGCAAGGCGCTGCTGGCCGAGGTCACGTCGGACTTGCCTAACGTGTCGGTCGACAGCTTCAGAGATTTGCTCGTTCATTTCATGCGAGCAAGCGAAGCTCATGTTATCGTGCGCGGCATTCGCTCGGTGACGGACTTCGAATACGAGATTCAGATGGCCTCTACGAATCATCAGCTGGATGAGGAGATCGAGACGATTTTTATGATGACGAATCCCAAATATTCCTATTTAAGCTCCAGCATCGTCAAAGAAATCGCGATGTTTAAAGGCAACGTGCAGGATTTGGTTCCAGATGAAGTGAGAGCAGCGTTAATCGCGAAATTTGCTGACTGA
- a CDS encoding nucleoside recognition domain-containing protein has protein sequence MTRTLILAFLSILLVASIIIKPDEAFQASLQGLTVWWNIVFPGLLPFLTLLELMLAFGAVHAFGTLLQPLMQRLFHLPGEAGIALALGWTGGIPCGADAAAALKRDGTLTAAQGNRLLALAHMPNPLFMLLVVGTGFLHRPALGAAILITVWSSALLAALASAILTKRHDRQIKGDSNNSASSGLLRRAAAAMREAHNRDGRSFGKLLGDAVTTSVYKLMAIGGFMILCAVLVRLLQPLIPGIVPAFLLPGLVESHLGAYAAATAAFKGGAPWNAAAAAAVLSWGGLSALLQAGTSVAGSGLSLRSLAAARICQGFLSFLLTLALWKPLTALFARISPAMLPAMGQHEKTGSAPTAIVHAGDLQSLWPFMPALLLLFVSLLLLLSFLSAAASKLRLR, from the coding sequence ATGACACGCACGCTGATTCTTGCCTTCTTATCAATCCTGCTCGTCGCTTCTATTATTATAAAGCCCGACGAAGCATTCCAAGCATCCCTGCAAGGCCTGACAGTCTGGTGGAATATCGTATTCCCCGGACTGCTTCCTTTCCTCACGCTGCTGGAGCTCATGCTCGCCTTCGGCGCCGTACATGCCTTCGGCACTTTGCTTCAGCCGCTCATGCAGCGGCTGTTCCATCTTCCAGGCGAAGCCGGAATCGCGCTTGCGCTGGGCTGGACAGGCGGGATCCCCTGCGGTGCGGATGCGGCAGCTGCCTTGAAACGCGACGGAACGCTTACCGCCGCGCAAGGAAATCGCCTGCTCGCGCTTGCTCATATGCCTAATCCGCTATTCATGCTGCTCGTCGTCGGCACGGGCTTCCTGCATCGGCCGGCGCTCGGGGCCGCAATTCTCATTACCGTTTGGTCAAGCGCGCTCTTGGCTGCTCTAGCATCCGCCATTCTTACAAAACGGCATGACCGGCAAATCAAAGGCGATTCCAATAACAGCGCATCAAGCGGGCTGCTCCGCAGAGCAGCTGCCGCCATGCGGGAAGCCCACAACCGCGACGGACGATCCTTCGGGAAGCTGCTAGGAGACGCCGTTACAACTTCCGTCTACAAGTTGATGGCGATCGGCGGGTTCATGATTCTGTGCGCCGTGCTCGTTCGGCTGCTCCAGCCTCTCATTCCCGGCATCGTGCCTGCTTTTCTGCTGCCAGGACTTGTTGAAAGCCATCTCGGCGCATACGCTGCGGCAACAGCCGCATTCAAGGGAGGCGCGCCTTGGAACGCCGCTGCGGCCGCCGCCGTACTCAGCTGGGGAGGCCTAAGCGCCCTCCTGCAAGCCGGGACTTCGGTCGCAGGAAGCGGACTGTCCTTGCGATCGCTCGCCGCTGCCCGCATCTGTCAAGGTTTCCTGTCGTTTCTTCTGACCCTCGCCTTGTGGAAACCACTAACAGCGCTGTTCGCTCGAATTTCCCCTGCCATGCTCCCCGCAATGGGACAGCACGAAAAGACAGGCTCTGCCCCAACCGCAATCGTCCATGCCGGCGATCTGCAGTCATTGTGGCCATTCATGCCTGCCTTGCTGCTTCTGTTCGTCTCCCTGCTGCTGCTGCTCTCATTCCTCTCGGCGGCAGCTTCGAAGCTGCGGTTGCGATGA
- a CDS encoding ABC transporter ATP-binding protein has translation MSKQEVLIEVDHLKKFFQVGGNQTLKAVNDLSFGIREGETLGMVGESGCGKSTAGRTILRLYEPTGGAVNFKGQNIMSARGSKLKALRREMQMVFQDPYASLNPRWTVENLIAEPLDIHGLASSSKDRKLQVERLLDRVGLRPDHASRYPHEFSGGQRQRIGIARALAVNPKFIVCDEPISALDVSIQAQVVNLLQDLQRDFGLTYLFIAHDLAMVKHISDRVAVMYLGKMVELAESEELYANPKHPYTKALMSAIPVPDPDVEEKKDRMVLTGDLPSPINPPSGCHFRTRCPFATEKCAAEVPAFREVEPNHWAACHYA, from the coding sequence ATGAGCAAGCAAGAGGTATTGATTGAGGTCGATCATCTGAAGAAGTTCTTCCAAGTGGGCGGCAATCAGACGCTCAAAGCCGTCAACGATTTATCCTTCGGCATCCGCGAAGGCGAAACGCTCGGCATGGTAGGCGAGTCCGGCTGCGGTAAATCGACCGCAGGACGCACGATTCTGCGTTTATACGAGCCGACAGGCGGCGCCGTGAACTTTAAAGGACAGAACATTATGTCGGCGCGCGGCTCCAAGCTGAAGGCGCTGCGCCGTGAGATGCAAATGGTATTCCAAGATCCATACGCTTCGCTCAACCCGCGTTGGACGGTTGAAAACTTGATCGCCGAGCCGCTGGATATCCACGGTTTGGCAAGTAGCAGCAAAGATCGCAAGCTTCAAGTCGAGCGCCTGCTTGACCGCGTAGGTCTTCGTCCGGATCATGCTTCGCGTTATCCGCATGAATTCTCTGGCGGCCAGCGTCAACGGATCGGTATCGCGCGCGCGCTTGCCGTTAATCCGAAATTCATCGTCTGCGACGAGCCGATTTCGGCGCTTGACGTATCGATTCAGGCGCAGGTTGTCAACCTGCTTCAGGATCTGCAGCGTGATTTTGGCCTGACGTACTTGTTTATCGCGCATGACCTTGCAATGGTTAAACATATCAGTGACCGCGTAGCGGTTATGTACTTGGGTAAGATGGTGGAACTGGCGGAGAGCGAAGAGCTCTACGCGAATCCGAAGCATCCTTACACGAAAGCATTGATGTCGGCCATTCCGGTTCCGGATCCCGATGTTGAAGAAAAGAAAGATCGTATGGTACTCACAGGCGATTTGCCGAGCCCGATCAACCCGCCTAGCGGCTGTCATTTCCGCACGCGTTGTCCGTTTGCAACGGAGAAATGCGCTGCCGAAGTTCCGGCTTTCCGCGAAGTGGAACCGAACCACTGGGCTGCTTGCCACTACGCTTAA
- the rsmD gene encoding 16S rRNA (guanine(966)-N(2))-methyltransferase RsmD, producing MRVIAGTAKGRSLKAVPGKNTRPTTDKVKEAIFSMIGPYFDGGWTLDLFAGTGGLGIESLSRGADRAVFVDLDGTSIEVIKQNVQTAGMTDRSEIYRTESVRAVKALAKRSIKFGVVFLDPPYRMRDMDVLIAELADRELLEEGAAIVVEHDAEHAYPASIARFRQVRHSQYGDTAVTIYRFEAEPEQTEENV from the coding sequence TTGAGAGTTATCGCAGGCACGGCGAAAGGCCGGTCTTTAAAAGCGGTACCGGGCAAGAACACACGCCCGACCACCGATAAAGTGAAAGAAGCGATTTTCAGCATGATCGGTCCTTATTTCGACGGCGGCTGGACACTAGATTTGTTTGCCGGAACAGGCGGCCTCGGCATCGAGTCGCTCAGTAGAGGGGCAGACCGGGCGGTATTCGTCGATTTGGACGGAACCAGCATTGAAGTGATTAAGCAGAACGTGCAGACAGCTGGCATGACGGATCGTTCCGAGATCTATCGAACCGAGTCGGTCAGAGCGGTTAAAGCGCTGGCAAAACGAAGCATAAAGTTTGGTGTCGTATTCTTGGATCCGCCTTATCGGATGCGGGATATGGACGTGTTGATTGCTGAATTGGCCGATCGTGAGCTGCTTGAGGAAGGCGCTGCCATTGTAGTTGAGCACGATGCCGAACATGCATACCCGGCGTCCATTGCGCGGTTCAGACAAGTGCGTCATTCGCAGTACGGCGATACGGCCGTAACTATTTACCGCTTCGAAGCGGAACCCGAGCAGACAGAAGAGAACGTGTAA
- a CDS encoding CidA/LrgA family protein: MKLEWVESSAMFLTRHMMLFFVPLLAVAGAIMPTLSASWIAAADGSRSGRQRS, from the coding sequence GTGAAGCTGGAATGGGTGGAGAGCAGCGCGATGTTTCTGACGAGGCATATGATGCTGTTTTTCGTGCCGCTTCTTGCAGTGGCTGGGGCAATCATGCCGACGCTTAGCGCTTCTTGGATTGCGGCTGCTGACGGTTCACGTTCGGGACGGCAACGATCATGA
- a CDS encoding ABC transporter permease translates to MVRYLGGKLINIVFSLLILATATFFLMNAVPGDPFTQEKAIPPEIKANIMAHYGLDKPLGVQYLIYMEKLLQFDLGLSMKSQNRTVTSIITDSFGTSLKIGAIAVVISVIIGIYLGMMAALRHRKLVDNSAMFLAVIGISVPNFVIGSMIQYFLAVKVPIFHVAGLEGPLDYVLPTIALSTLPIAFIARLTRSSMLEVLTSDYIRTAKAKGLTPSAILWQHGLRNGILPVVTYLGPMTANIITGSVVVEQIFGLPGLGAYFVDSVINRDYTLIMGITIFYAVILMAARFVTDILYIIVDPRIKMSGGVVKS, encoded by the coding sequence ATGGTTCGGTACTTGGGTGGTAAACTCATTAACATCGTGTTCTCACTACTAATTCTAGCCACCGCAACCTTCTTCTTGATGAATGCAGTCCCTGGGGACCCGTTCACGCAGGAGAAGGCAATTCCACCCGAAATCAAAGCTAACATCATGGCACACTACGGGTTGGATAAACCGCTTGGCGTTCAATATTTGATTTATATGGAAAAGCTGCTCCAGTTTGACCTTGGCTTGTCTATGAAAAGCCAGAACCGAACTGTAACAAGTATCATTACGGATTCGTTCGGTACATCGCTTAAAATCGGTGCGATTGCAGTCGTCATATCTGTAATCATAGGTATATATCTAGGCATGATGGCTGCGCTTCGCCATCGCAAATTGGTCGATAATTCGGCTATGTTTCTCGCGGTAATCGGAATTTCAGTGCCAAACTTTGTTATTGGATCGATGATTCAATATTTTTTGGCGGTTAAAGTGCCTATTTTTCACGTTGCAGGACTTGAGGGACCGCTTGACTACGTACTTCCTACGATCGCGTTGTCGACGCTTCCAATCGCATTTATCGCTCGGCTTACCCGTTCCTCTATGCTGGAAGTATTGACTTCCGACTATATTCGTACAGCTAAAGCCAAAGGTTTGACGCCTTCAGCTATTCTGTGGCAGCACGGTCTGCGTAACGGTATTTTACCTGTCGTCACATACCTCGGACCGATGACTGCGAACATTATTACGGGCTCTGTTGTTGTGGAGCAAATTTTTGGTCTGCCTGGACTCGGTGCTTATTTCGTTGACAGCGTCATTAACCGGGATTATACGCTTATTATGGGGATTACAATTTTCTATGCCGTTATTCTAATGGCAGCGCGTTTTGTAACGGATATTCTTTACATTATCGTTGATCCGCGTATCAAAATGAGCGGAGGTGTCGTGAAATCATGA
- a CDS encoding nucleotidyltransferase, translating into MRTVGIIVEYNPFHNGHHYHLQQSLKITESDAVVAVMSGHFLQRGEPALLNKWTRAEMALRGGCDVVIELPVAYSTQAAEWFAYGACALLEATGVVDALCFGSEAGDIAPLRRVARLLAHEPESFGRLMADELRTGASYPAAYSGAVRAFMAAADDQEAAAFAFEQPNNTLGLHYLLALERLGSAIEPFSLRREKAGYSQTSITDAQIASATAIRKLVAESASPEHAAPFVPPSTMELLLRDHAAGRGQNSWKQYAPTLFHKLVSESVSDLGGYYEMNEGLEYRVKRILPKLGDIAFETLLEQLKTKRYTRTKLQRAMLAVLLGHRKELLAPDRLRSGIQYIRVLGYSPRGQELLKRMRKSAKLPILSSAASADGMLPYLELDIQATSAYALGWKDAGPRDLFRDYYEKPITI; encoded by the coding sequence ATGCGCACGGTTGGGATCATTGTTGAGTATAACCCATTTCATAACGGACATCACTATCATTTGCAGCAATCGCTAAAAATAACGGAAAGCGATGCGGTCGTCGCCGTCATGAGCGGCCATTTCCTGCAGCGCGGAGAGCCTGCGCTGCTGAATAAATGGACGCGCGCCGAGATGGCGCTTCGAGGCGGCTGCGACGTGGTTATCGAGCTGCCCGTCGCCTATTCGACGCAGGCGGCGGAGTGGTTCGCCTACGGCGCTTGCGCGCTGCTGGAGGCGACGGGCGTCGTAGACGCGCTCTGCTTCGGGAGCGAAGCGGGCGATATAGCGCCGCTTCGCCGCGTGGCGCGGCTGCTCGCGCATGAGCCCGAATCGTTCGGGCGGCTCATGGCGGATGAACTGCGGACCGGCGCCAGCTATCCCGCTGCTTACAGCGGCGCGGTCCGCGCGTTCATGGCCGCAGCGGACGATCAAGAAGCGGCGGCATTCGCGTTCGAGCAGCCCAACAATACGCTGGGGCTGCATTATTTGCTGGCGCTGGAGAGGCTCGGCAGCGCCATTGAACCGTTCTCTCTGCGGCGCGAGAAGGCGGGCTACTCGCAGACCAGCATAACCGACGCGCAAATCGCAAGCGCGACGGCCATCCGCAAGCTCGTTGCGGAATCGGCGTCGCCGGAGCATGCGGCCCCGTTCGTGCCGCCCTCCACGATGGAGCTGCTGCTGCGCGACCATGCCGCCGGACGCGGGCAGAACAGCTGGAAACAGTACGCGCCGACGCTGTTCCATAAGCTTGTAAGCGAATCCGTGTCAGACTTGGGCGGATATTACGAGATGAACGAAGGCTTGGAATATCGCGTAAAGCGAATACTGCCGAAGCTTGGCGACATCGCCTTCGAAACGCTGCTCGAGCAGTTGAAGACCAAGCGTTACACGCGAACGAAGCTTCAGCGAGCCATGCTCGCCGTCCTGCTTGGGCACCGCAAGGAACTGCTTGCGCCGGACCGCCTTCGAAGCGGCATCCAGTACATTCGCGTGCTCGGCTACAGCCCCCGCGGACAAGAACTGTTAAAGCGGATGCGTAAATCCGCTAAGCTCCCGATTCTGAGCAGCGCCGCGAGCGCTGACGGGATGCTTCCTTATCTGGAGCTCGATATTCAGGCCACTTCCGCCTATGCGCTCGGCTGGAAGGATGCGGGACCGCGGGATTTATTCCGGGATTACTACGAGAAGCCGATCACCATCTAG
- a CDS encoding peptide ABC transporter substrate-binding protein: MKKKMLFMVSLMLVVTGILSACGKSGSGSGADQTFRMNLTSEPPSLDVSQAQDQVSFTVLTGLFEGLTRTDASGNIVPGVAEKWDVSPDGKKYTFHLRDNAKWSNGDKVTAQDFEYSWKRTLDPNLNPPAPYAYQLYYIKNGQNFNVATDNPNHITDPGKLGVKAVNDNTLEVDLENPTPYFLNIAAFFTAFPVKKDANFAEADGYISNGPFKMKSWKHGDSIELVPNENYWDKDSIKLKNVKFVMVKDPNTELNMYKTGQLDWAGKPTGAIPPEQLAKFRQENNKELSVKGIASTYYYNFNNTKKPFDNAKVRQALSMAINRQDIVDKVTKAGEVPAYGFVSTGIHGVKGEYRSEVKDSDYFKEDVAKAKELLAAGLKEEGMTKMPEFTLTFNEGLHKTVAEAIANMWKENLGIDTKLELQEWKVFLKNRQSLNYDVARAGWGADYNDPMTFIDMFTSKGGNNDIGFKNPEYDALVKEAYSTADQQKRVDAMAKAEKILVGDNMALMPLYYYSSAQLIKPYVKNYTIDFSGNVDYTRISIEK; encoded by the coding sequence ATGAAGAAGAAAATGTTGTTCATGGTTTCACTTATGCTGGTTGTGACAGGCATATTGTCTGCCTGCGGAAAGAGCGGATCAGGATCGGGTGCTGATCAAACGTTCCGGATGAACCTTACGTCCGAGCCGCCAAGTCTTGATGTCTCGCAAGCGCAAGACCAAGTATCCTTTACGGTGCTTACAGGCCTATTCGAAGGTCTGACTCGCACCGATGCATCCGGTAACATCGTACCGGGGGTTGCCGAGAAATGGGACGTATCCCCTGACGGCAAGAAATACACGTTCCATCTGCGCGACAATGCAAAATGGTCGAACGGAGATAAGGTTACGGCACAAGATTTTGAGTATTCGTGGAAACGTACGCTCGATCCGAACCTGAATCCTCCTGCTCCTTATGCTTACCAGCTCTATTACATTAAGAATGGTCAAAACTTCAATGTTGCGACGGATAACCCGAATCATATCACGGACCCGGGCAAACTCGGCGTCAAAGCGGTTAACGACAACACGCTGGAAGTAGATCTGGAAAATCCAACGCCTTACTTCCTGAACATCGCTGCGTTCTTCACAGCATTCCCTGTGAAAAAGGATGCGAACTTTGCTGAAGCGGACGGCTACATCAGCAATGGTCCATTCAAAATGAAATCGTGGAAACACGGCGATTCCATCGAACTCGTACCAAACGAAAATTATTGGGACAAAGATAGCATCAAACTTAAAAACGTTAAATTCGTAATGGTTAAAGATCCGAACACCGAGCTTAACATGTACAAAACGGGTCAACTTGACTGGGCAGGTAAGCCGACAGGAGCAATTCCACCTGAACAACTTGCTAAATTCCGTCAAGAAAACAATAAAGAATTGTCCGTTAAAGGTATTGCAAGCACGTACTACTACAACTTCAACAACACGAAGAAACCGTTTGATAATGCAAAGGTTCGTCAAGCGCTCTCGATGGCGATCAACCGTCAAGACATCGTAGATAAGGTAACAAAAGCAGGCGAAGTTCCAGCTTACGGCTTCGTATCGACTGGTATCCACGGCGTGAAGGGCGAATACCGTTCCGAAGTGAAAGACAGCGACTACTTCAAAGAAGACGTTGCAAAAGCAAAAGAATTGCTTGCAGCAGGCTTGAAAGAAGAAGGCATGACGAAAATGCCTGAATTCACGCTTACGTTCAACGAAGGTCTTCACAAAACGGTTGCGGAAGCAATTGCAAACATGTGGAAAGAAAACCTCGGCATTGACACGAAGCTTGAATTGCAAGAATGGAAAGTATTCTTGAAAAACCGTCAAAGCTTGAACTACGACGTTGCACGCGCAGGTTGGGGAGCGGATTATAACGATCCGATGACATTCATCGATATGTTCACATCCAAAGGCGGCAACAACGATATCGGCTTCAAAAACCCAGAGTACGACGCACTGGTTAAAGAAGCTTACAGCACGGCCGATCAACAAAAACGCGTAGACGCAATGGCGAAAGCGGAGAAAATCCTGGTTGGCGACAACATGGCGCTCATGCCGCTTTACTACTACTCTTCCGCGCAGCTGATTAAGCCTTACGTGAAAAACTACACGATTGATTTCAGCGGTAACGTTGATTACACGCGTATCTCGATTGAAAAATAA
- a CDS encoding ABC transporter permease, producing MSQTAPSPFERLEQKHQEAEVIATESRSTWQITWSKLRSNRWAMAGLYIVIVIAVLSIVCPMLSPYTSYTNDLDNTFAAPSSKHWFGTDNLGRDLFTRTWLGVRISLTVGVAAALFDLIIGIIYGGIMGYAGKRLGGAMNKLAEVLYAIPHLLVVILLSVVMGSSLTTIIVALSITGWITMSWIVRGQILQLKNQEYVLAAQSMGASGARILFKHLIPNTLGPIIVTVTLSVPSAIFSEAFLSFLGLGVQSPASSLGTLIGEALSSWTLYPWLMFIPASLLSITMLAFNIFGDGLQDAFDPKMKK from the coding sequence ATGAGTCAAACTGCCCCGTCTCCATTTGAACGTTTGGAACAAAAGCATCAAGAGGCTGAAGTTATCGCAACCGAAAGCCGCTCAACTTGGCAAATTACTTGGTCAAAGCTGCGCAGCAACCGCTGGGCGATGGCCGGTTTGTATATTGTTATTGTCATAGCCGTGCTTTCCATCGTTTGTCCGATGCTCTCGCCGTATACGTCGTATACGAACGATCTGGATAATACGTTTGCAGCGCCTTCTTCCAAGCACTGGTTCGGAACCGACAACCTCGGCCGCGATTTGTTTACGAGAACGTGGCTTGGCGTACGTATTTCCTTGACCGTTGGTGTTGCAGCTGCGCTATTCGATCTAATTATCGGTATTATTTACGGCGGCATCATGGGCTATGCCGGCAAGCGTCTTGGCGGTGCGATGAACAAGCTCGCCGAGGTGCTGTATGCGATTCCGCATTTGCTGGTCGTTATTCTGCTTAGCGTCGTTATGGGCTCGTCCCTGACGACCATTATCGTTGCGTTGTCGATTACGGGCTGGATTACGATGTCGTGGATTGTTCGCGGTCAAATTCTTCAGTTGAAAAACCAAGAGTATGTCCTTGCCGCACAATCAATGGGCGCGAGCGGTGCCCGTATTTTGTTTAAACACCTGATTCCAAACACACTGGGACCAATTATCGTCACAGTGACGCTGTCGGTGCCTTCGGCTATTTTCTCCGAGGCGTTCCTCAGCTTCTTGGGTCTTGGCGTGCAGTCGCCGGCATCCTCTCTCGGTACATTGATCGGCGAAGCGTTGTCTTCGTGGACGCTGTATCCGTGGCTGATGTTCATTCCGGCGTCGCTGCTCAGTATTACGATGCTAGCCTTTAACATTTTCGGGGACGGTTTGCAGGATGCATTCGATCCGAAAATGAAAAAATAA
- a CDS encoding peptidylprolyl isomerase, with the protein MNERDNDKDLKKENELQTVENENQEGVRAIETPDEPEDDRSERDTEDEKEASREHTEAHQPASKPAGSGGKAWMYISLGLALILLIVLVKPPFGGSASKDAVGSVNGVAITKDRLYDEMVKLGGAQTMDNLIQDELVKQEADKAGIAITDADVDKEIANIKKRFPTEADFQSALQQASMTLDDLKKQTPMQLRIRKILEPQVKVTDKDIEDYFNQNKAQYDEPEQVKASHILVATKAEAEAVIKQLKDGGDFAQIAKEKSTDPGSKDKGGDLGFFGKGAMDPAFEKAAFALKVGEMTTEPVQSQYGYHIIKVTDRKEAKTATLAEKKEEIKEQIIQSKISELSTTWLEDLKKKSQITNTLKKDDQEAAGAPDTGANNAVTSQ; encoded by the coding sequence TTGAACGAAAGAGATAATGACAAAGATTTGAAGAAAGAAAACGAACTTCAGACAGTGGAGAATGAGAATCAAGAGGGTGTCCGTGCAATAGAAACGCCTGATGAACCTGAAGACGATCGCAGCGAGAGAGATACAGAAGATGAGAAGGAAGCTTCCCGTGAACATACCGAAGCTCATCAACCAGCATCGAAGCCAGCGGGCAGCGGCGGCAAAGCATGGATGTACATTTCTTTGGGCCTTGCGCTTATTCTACTGATTGTACTGGTGAAACCGCCGTTTGGAGGCAGTGCAAGCAAGGATGCCGTTGGCTCTGTAAATGGCGTGGCCATTACCAAAGATCGGCTGTACGATGAAATGGTGAAATTGGGCGGTGCCCAAACGATGGACAACCTCATTCAAGACGAGCTTGTTAAACAAGAGGCCGATAAAGCCGGTATCGCCATCACAGATGCCGATGTAGATAAGGAAATCGCGAACATCAAGAAGAGATTCCCGACGGAAGCTGACTTTCAATCCGCTTTGCAGCAAGCCAGCATGACGCTGGATGATCTCAAGAAACAAACGCCGATGCAGCTTCGCATCCGCAAAATCCTCGAGCCGCAAGTGAAAGTGACGGATAAGGACATTGAAGATTACTTTAACCAGAACAAAGCACAATACGATGAACCGGAACAAGTGAAAGCATCCCACATCCTCGTTGCGACGAAGGCAGAGGCGGAAGCGGTCATCAAGCAGCTGAAGGACGGCGGGGATTTCGCGCAGATCGCCAAAGAGAAATCCACGGATCCAGGCAGCAAGGATAAAGGCGGCGATCTTGGGTTCTTCGGCAAAGGCGCCATGGATCCGGCATTCGAGAAAGCGGCCTTCGCGCTTAAAGTCGGCGAGATGACGACGGAGCCGGTACAATCGCAATACGGCTACCACATCATCAAAGTTACGGACCGCAAAGAAGCGAAGACAGCAACGCTAGCGGAGAAGAAAGAAGAGATTAAAGAACAGATCATACAATCCAAAATCTCCGAGCTTTCCACAACTTGGTTGGAAGATTTGAAGAAAAAATCGCAAATTACGAATACGTTAAAAAAGGATGACCAAGAAGCTGCAGGAGCGCCCGACACTGGCGCAAATAACGCAGTAACAAGTCAATAA
- a CDS encoding ABC transporter ATP-binding protein: MNDPILRINDLHISFHVRGGEVQAVRGVNLEVNRGESVAIVGESGSGKSVTAQSILRLIPTPPGVFKQGSIEFMGQDLLAKSEKEMESIRGHEIGMIFQDPMTSLNPTLTVGRQITEVLIKHQKMTQAKATARAVELLTLVGIPNADDRVRQYPHQFSGGMRQRVMIAIALACNPSLLIADEPTTALDVTIQAQIMQLMKELQEKTGTSIILITHDLGIVAEMCDRVVVMYAGKVVETGTKQEIFKNPQHPYTKGLLRSLPRLDQKKDEPLVPIFGTPPDMSAPPKGCAFCARCDEAMRICVDNDPINYVISDSQTARCWLHDPARKEEVGA; the protein is encoded by the coding sequence ATGAACGATCCGATTCTTCGTATTAACGATTTGCATATCTCGTTTCACGTGCGCGGTGGGGAAGTACAAGCCGTCCGCGGTGTGAATCTCGAAGTCAATCGCGGGGAATCTGTTGCCATCGTCGGCGAGTCCGGCAGCGGCAAGAGCGTTACCGCGCAATCTATTCTACGGTTGATACCGACGCCTCCGGGCGTGTTTAAGCAAGGCTCCATCGAATTTATGGGCCAGGATTTGCTTGCCAAATCCGAGAAGGAAATGGAGAGCATCCGCGGTCACGAGATTGGAATGATTTTCCAAGATCCGATGACATCGTTGAATCCAACGCTGACGGTCGGCCGCCAAATTACCGAGGTATTGATCAAGCACCAGAAGATGACGCAGGCGAAAGCGACGGCACGTGCGGTTGAGCTGTTGACGCTTGTCGGCATTCCGAATGCAGATGACCGCGTTCGCCAATATCCGCATCAGTTCTCCGGCGGTATGCGCCAGCGGGTTATGATCGCAATTGCACTTGCGTGCAATCCGTCGCTGCTGATTGCGGATGAGCCGACTACGGCACTGGACGTTACGATTCAAGCGCAAATCATGCAGCTGATGAAAGAACTGCAGGAGAAGACAGGCACGTCGATCATTCTGATCACGCATGACCTTGGCATCGTTGCTGAGATGTGTGACCGAGTTGTCGTCATGTACGCAGGCAAAGTCGTAGAAACAGGCACCAAACAAGAAATTTTCAAAAACCCGCAGCACCCGTATACGAAAGGTTTGCTGCGTTCGCTGCCGCGTCTTGACCAGAAAAAGGACGAGCCGCTTGTGCCGATCTTCGGTACGCCGCCTGATATGTCGGCACCTCCGAAGGGCTGCGCATTCTGTGCACGCTGCGACGAAGCGATGCGGATCTGCGTGGACAACGATCCGATCAACTACGTCATCAGCGACTCGCAGACGGCTAGATGCTGGCTTCACGATCCGGCTCGTAAAGAGGAGGTAGGAGCATGA